A section of the Cololabis saira isolate AMF1-May2022 chromosome 6, fColSai1.1, whole genome shotgun sequence genome encodes:
- the rab5b gene encoding ras-related protein Rab-5B has protein sequence MSSRGSGGRSNGTLPQTKICQFKLVLLGDMAVGKSSLVLRFVKGQFDEFQETTIGAAFLAQSVCLDDTTVKFEIWDTAGQERYHSLAPMYYRGAQAAIVVFDITKPETFERAKAWVKELQRQASPNIVIALAGNKADLAEKRLVEYEEAQTYADDTGLLFMETSAKTAMNVNELFLAIAKKMPKTDTQNPTHAARHRGVNLQDPDAHSTRACCGGN, from the exons ATGAGCTCCAGAGGGAGCGGTGGCCGCTCCAACGGCACACTCCCGCAGACCAAGATATGCCAGTTCAAACTGGTGCTGCTGGGAGACATGGCCGTGGGCAAGTCCAGCCTGGTGCTGCGCTTCGTAAAGGGCCAGTTCGATGAGTTCCAGGAGACGACCATTGGAG cTGCATTCCTGGCCCAGTCGGTGTGTCTCGATGACACCACGGTGAAGTTTGAGATCTGGGACACGGCAGGACAGGAGCGATACCACAGCCTGGCTCCCATGTACTACCGTGGCGCTCAGGCTGCAATTGTTGTCTTTGACATCACCAAGCCA GAGACGTTTGAGAGAGCCAAAGCCTGGGTGAAGGAGCTGCAGAGGCAGGCCAGTCCTAACATCGTCATTGCACTGGCCGGAAACAAGGCCGACCTCGCTGAGAAGAGGCTGGTAGAATACGAG GAAGCCCAGACGTACGCCGACGACACTGGCCTGCTGTTCATGGAGACGTCTGCTAAGACGGCCATGAACGTGAACGAGCTCTTCCTGGCTATCG CAAAAAAGATGCCAAAAACAGACACCCAGAACCCAACACACGCAGCGCGGCATCGGGGAGTCAACCTGCAGGACCCGGATGCCCACTCCACCCGAGCCTGCTGCGGTGGGAACTAG
- the dbr1 gene encoding lariat debranching enzyme, producing the protein MKIAVEGCCHGELDKIYETIDYLEKKEGVKVELLLCCGDFQAVRNEGDMKCMAVPAKYRQMQTFYKYYSGEKKAPLLTIFIGGNHEASNHMQELPYGGWVAPNIYYLGYAGVVRYKGIRIGGLSGIFKSHDYRKGHHEFPPYNPDTLRSVYHIRNIDVFKLKQIQMPMDMFMSHDWPRGIYYYGCTRELLRKKKFLRQEVESNTLGSPAAEELLAHLQPNYWFSAHLHVKFAAVMQHPRKGNAAPRVTKFLSLDKCLPYREFLQIVDIPDRESSSEGLEYDPEWLAILKATNNLQRTSPRPWNPPENNGLHERWDFRASEAALMQVVEDLSGDLTIPQNFCQTVRSYDPNNPQPHGTPSCNANPQTTELCAKLGLTDIYAHVGQGGGELGGAQNTRGEDIDEDGSVGSADEPSEYPSDTSGLSSSLNPDEITIEDEWEEEEEGESKAPEGADKACKIHTPSHMVLPEPKCHASPTPLSQLMNLPPTSHSTPRFDLAQSEAECEGEGGDGDEDLMAARVLKRTSNEGGEPGSRGPTPRIKRRNQVIYAAADDDQSDG; encoded by the exons ATGAAGATTGCAGTAGAAGGCTGTTGTCATGGAGAGCTGGACAAGATCTACGAAACAATTGACTACCTGGAGAAAAAGGAGGGGGTGAAAGTGGAGTTGCTGCTCTGCTGTGGAGACTTTCAAGCGGTGCGAAATGAGGGAGACATGAAGTGCATGGCGGTACCAGCCAAGTACAGGCAGATGCAGACCTTTTACAA ATACTACTCTGGGGAGAAGAAAGCTCCACTCTTGACTATTTTCATCGGAGGGAACCACGAAGCTTCCAACCACATGCAGGAACTGCCCTACGGAGGCTGGGTGGCACCCAACATTTATTACCTGG GTTATGCTGGTGTTGTTCGCTACAAAGGGATAAGAATCGGTGGTTTGTCTGGAATCTTCAAATCACATGATTACAGAAAAG GTCACCACGAATTTCCTCCGTACAATCCCGACACCCTCCGAAGCGTATACCACATCAGAAATATTGACGTTTTCAAATTAAAACAG ATTCAGATGCCCATGGACATGTTCATGAGCCACGACTGGCCTCGTGGAATCTACTACTACGGATGCACAAGGGAGTTGTTGCGTAAGAAGAAGTTTCTGCGTCAGGAAGTGGAATCAAACACTTTGGGAAGTCCGGCTGCCGAGGAGCTTCTGGCTCACCTCCAGCCCAACTACTGGTTCTCTGCACATCTTCACGTCAAGTTTGCTGCTGTTATGCAGCATCCG CGCAAAGGTAATGCCGCCCCACGAGTAACCAAATTCCTGTCGCTGGATAAATGTCTGCCCTACAGGGAATTCTTGCAG ATTGTGGATATTCCAGACAGAGAAAGTTCATCTGAGGGTCTGGAATATGATCCAGAGTGGCTCGCTATTCTGAAGGCTACCAACAATCTACAGAGGACCAGCCCCCGGCCCTGGAACCCCCCTGAGAACAATGGCCTCCATGAACG GTGGGACTTCAGAGCCTCAGAGGCAGCTTTGATGCAGGTGGTGGAGGATCTCAGCGGTGATCTCACGATTCCCCAAAACTTCTGCCAGACCGTACGGTCCTATGACCCCAACAATCCTCAGCCGCATGGCACACCGAGCTGTAACGCCAACCCTCAGACGACTGAGCTCTGTGCCAAGTTAGGCCTCACAGACATCTACGCCCATGTTGGGCAGGGTGGCGGTGAGCTGGGCGGAGCTCAGAACACGAGAGGGGAGGACATCGACGAAGACGGAAGTGTAGGAAGTGCAGATGAGCCAAGCGAATATCCGTCCGATACCTCTGGGTTGTCGAGCTCTCTCAACCCTGATGAGATCACGATAGAGGATGagtgggaggaagaggaggaaggcgAGTCAAAAGCACCAGAGGGGGCAGATAAGGCCTGTAAAATCCACACACCTAGCCACATGGTGCTACCTGAGCCCAAATGTCACGCCTCACCCACTCCGCTGTCCCAGCTTATGAACTTGCCACCCACCTCCCACTCTACTCCAAGATTTGACCTGGCTCAGAGTGAAGCAGAGTGTGAGGGTGAGGGTGGGGACGGGGACGAGGACCTCATGGCAGCACGCGTCCTCAAACGCACCAGCAATGAGGGCGGGGAACCAGGCAGCAGAGGCCCCACTCCCAGAATCAAACGGAGGAACCAAGTCATCTACGCAGCAGCGGACGATGACCAGAGTGACGGTTAG
- the lcmt2 gene encoding tRNA wybutosine-synthesizing protein 4 isoform X2, which yields MPQKTDGALDGAVVFEVDFPDVARRKAALIGCNGTLRGMLDSCLPSLTGPVCISSGQYRLLGVDVREELQVEEALGAAGLDWAAPTLILSEVVLTYMETQRSDAVISWAAKLLPQSLFVMYEQIHPHDPFGRIMQDHFLKLNSTLHALRQYPDTSAQTRRFLDKGWEQCVCLDMNHFYLGLISEEERGRVENLEPFDEHEEWHQKCSHYFILTASRGSLMQQALLPPAPASPAGTISPRWSPAALNVRTVPVCLEGLGMASTWISGEQVLLTGGSNRGGRGAETRVLLRGQEGWRTTRVETSVDLSVRLYHTATPLPGGGVVVYGGRSSPLSPTTSIFIVTPDACGPATASAEPVVCTGETPPPRWRHAAAVVTHQDRNFLFVFGGKNQSEYVLGDVSFLSLDQQHWTELPVEGAAPAARHSHSACSYQGGVLVFGGLGRGGLPLGDTVALRPNERGFCWERIDVQPPPVPRYSHCAHVVGDKLLVVGGVWMHSDGVPGVAVIDLSTCTSLEFSLDTTSVPWPLMLHSFCSELSDTEHPELLLIGGGGNCFSFGTHLNPQPVVVDLRPALA from the exons ATGCCCCAAAAGACAG ATGGAGCTCTGGACGGCGCCGTTGTGTTTGAGGTGGATTTTCCTGATGTGGCGCGACGCAAAGCCGCCCTGATCGGTTGTAATGGAACACTGAGAGGGATGTTGGACTCCTGTTTACCTTCTCTTACAG GGCCGGTTTGCATCTCCAGCGGTCAGTACCGCCTGCTGGGTGTGGATGTGAGAGAGGAGTTGCAGGTGGAGGAGGCTCTGGGTGCAGCGGGGCTGGACTGGGCTGCCCCCACTCTCATTCTCTCTGAAGTGGTGCTCACCTACATGGAAACTCAGCG CTCCGACGCTGTGATCAGCTGGGCAGCGAAGCTCCTGCCGCAGTCTCTGTTTGTGATGTACGAGCAGATCCATCCTCACGACCCTTTCGGCCGCATTATGCAAGATCATTTCCTGAAACTGAATTCCACTCTTCATGCTCTGCGACAGTACCCAGACACCTCGGCACAGACACGCAGGTTCCTGGACAAG GGCTGGGAGCAGTGCGTGTGTCTGGATATGAATCACTTCTACCTGGGGTTGATCTCTGAGGAGGAGAGAGGCAGAGTGGAGAACTTGGAGCCGTTCGACGAACATGAG GAGTGGCATCAAAAATGTTCCCACTACTTCATCCTCACCGCATCTCGGGGTTCTTTGATGCAACAGGCTTTACTCCCTCCAGCTCCAG CATCTCCAGCAGGGACCATTAGCCCTCGCTGGAGTCCAGCGGCGCTGAACGTACGGACCGTCCCCGTGTGTTTGGAGGGCCTGGGGATGGCCTCCACCTGGATCAGCGGAGAGCAGGTGCTGCTGACTGGAGGCTCCAacagaggaggacgaggagcagAGACCAGAGTTCTGCTCAGAGGCCAGGAGGGCTGGAGGACCACGAGGGTGGAGACATCAGTAGATCTGA GCGTGCGACTTTACCACACGGCCACCCCTCTTCCCGGTGGAGGAGTGGTGGTGTACGGAGGCCGCTCCTCTCCGCTCAGCCCAACCACAAGCATTTTCATAGTGACTCCTGACGCTTGTGGTCCAGCGACGGCCAGCGCAGAGCCGGTGGTCTGCACGGGAGAGACACCGCCACCAAGATGGAGACATGCTGCCGCCGTGGTCACTCACCAAG ACAGAAACTTCCTTTTTGTGTTTGGTGGGAAGAACCAGTCTGAGTATGTTCTGGGTGACGTCTCCTTCCTGAGTCTGGATCAGCAGCACTGGACTGag CTGCCAGTAGAGGGCGCAGCACCGGCGGCTCGTCACTCCCACTCAGCCTGCTCATATCAGGGAGGCGTGCTGGTGTTTGGAGGACTCGGCCGGGGAGGGCTGCCACTGGGAGACACGGTGGCATTGAGGCCAAATGAAAGAGGATTCTGCTGGGAGAGAATAGATGTGCAACCCCCACCTGTTCCCAG ATACTCCCACTGTGCCCATGTGGTTGGAGACAAGCTGCTCGTGGTGGGTGGAGTTTGGATGCACTCAGATGGAGTCCCAGGCGTTGCCGTGATCGACCTCAGCACGTGCACCAGCCTGGAGTTCAGCTTGGATACG ACCTCGGTGCCGTGGCCTTTGATGCTTCACTCGTTCTGCTCCGAGCTGTCGGACACAGAACACCCCGAGCTGCTCCTGATCGGAGGGGGAGGGAACTGTTTCTCCTTCGGGACTCACTTGAATCCGCAGCCCGTCGTTGTGGACCTCAGACCCGCTCTGGCGTAA
- the lcmt2 gene encoding tRNA wybutosine-synthesizing protein 4 isoform X1 has translation MPSTNRKKQKKRSDEAVQGTNDSSVVSKVSAAAQGYFRDEFLQHFVCKASRRAPLINRGYYVRWRAVDYCVRRFLQVAGKCPKRQILSLGAGFDSLYFRLRADGALDGAVVFEVDFPDVARRKAALIGCNGTLRGMLDSCLPSLTGPVCISSGQYRLLGVDVREELQVEEALGAAGLDWAAPTLILSEVVLTYMETQRSDAVISWAAKLLPQSLFVMYEQIHPHDPFGRIMQDHFLKLNSTLHALRQYPDTSAQTRRFLDKGWEQCVCLDMNHFYLGLISEEERGRVENLEPFDEHEEWHQKCSHYFILTASRGSLMQQALLPPAPASPAGTISPRWSPAALNVRTVPVCLEGLGMASTWISGEQVLLTGGSNRGGRGAETRVLLRGQEGWRTTRVETSVDLSVRLYHTATPLPGGGVVVYGGRSSPLSPTTSIFIVTPDACGPATASAEPVVCTGETPPPRWRHAAAVVTHQDRNFLFVFGGKNQSEYVLGDVSFLSLDQQHWTELPVEGAAPAARHSHSACSYQGGVLVFGGLGRGGLPLGDTVALRPNERGFCWERIDVQPPPVPRYSHCAHVVGDKLLVVGGVWMHSDGVPGVAVIDLSTCTSLEFSLDTTSVPWPLMLHSFCSELSDTEHPELLLIGGGGNCFSFGTHLNPQPVVVDLRPALA, from the exons ATGCCGAGCACGAACAGAAAGAAGCAGAAGAAGCGAAGCGACGAGGCT GTTCAGGGAACCAATGACAGCAGCGTGGTGAGCAAGGTGTCGGCTGCAGCGCAGGGTTACTTCAGGGACGAGTTCCTCCAACATTTTGTGTGCAAAGCGTCTAGAAGAGCACCTCTCATCAACAG GGGCTATTATGTGCGCTGGAGAGCCGTGGATTACTGTGTGAGGAGGTTCCTTCAGGTTGCTGGGAAATGCCCCAAAAGACAG ATCTTATCTTTGGGCGCAGGGTTCGACTCGCTGTATTTTCGTCTGCGTGCAGATGGAGCTCTGGACGGCGCCGTTGTGTTTGAGGTGGATTTTCCTGATGTGGCGCGACGCAAAGCCGCCCTGATCGGTTGTAATGGAACACTGAGAGGGATGTTGGACTCCTGTTTACCTTCTCTTACAG GGCCGGTTTGCATCTCCAGCGGTCAGTACCGCCTGCTGGGTGTGGATGTGAGAGAGGAGTTGCAGGTGGAGGAGGCTCTGGGTGCAGCGGGGCTGGACTGGGCTGCCCCCACTCTCATTCTCTCTGAAGTGGTGCTCACCTACATGGAAACTCAGCG CTCCGACGCTGTGATCAGCTGGGCAGCGAAGCTCCTGCCGCAGTCTCTGTTTGTGATGTACGAGCAGATCCATCCTCACGACCCTTTCGGCCGCATTATGCAAGATCATTTCCTGAAACTGAATTCCACTCTTCATGCTCTGCGACAGTACCCAGACACCTCGGCACAGACACGCAGGTTCCTGGACAAG GGCTGGGAGCAGTGCGTGTGTCTGGATATGAATCACTTCTACCTGGGGTTGATCTCTGAGGAGGAGAGAGGCAGAGTGGAGAACTTGGAGCCGTTCGACGAACATGAG GAGTGGCATCAAAAATGTTCCCACTACTTCATCCTCACCGCATCTCGGGGTTCTTTGATGCAACAGGCTTTACTCCCTCCAGCTCCAG CATCTCCAGCAGGGACCATTAGCCCTCGCTGGAGTCCAGCGGCGCTGAACGTACGGACCGTCCCCGTGTGTTTGGAGGGCCTGGGGATGGCCTCCACCTGGATCAGCGGAGAGCAGGTGCTGCTGACTGGAGGCTCCAacagaggaggacgaggagcagAGACCAGAGTTCTGCTCAGAGGCCAGGAGGGCTGGAGGACCACGAGGGTGGAGACATCAGTAGATCTGA GCGTGCGACTTTACCACACGGCCACCCCTCTTCCCGGTGGAGGAGTGGTGGTGTACGGAGGCCGCTCCTCTCCGCTCAGCCCAACCACAAGCATTTTCATAGTGACTCCTGACGCTTGTGGTCCAGCGACGGCCAGCGCAGAGCCGGTGGTCTGCACGGGAGAGACACCGCCACCAAGATGGAGACATGCTGCCGCCGTGGTCACTCACCAAG ACAGAAACTTCCTTTTTGTGTTTGGTGGGAAGAACCAGTCTGAGTATGTTCTGGGTGACGTCTCCTTCCTGAGTCTGGATCAGCAGCACTGGACTGag CTGCCAGTAGAGGGCGCAGCACCGGCGGCTCGTCACTCCCACTCAGCCTGCTCATATCAGGGAGGCGTGCTGGTGTTTGGAGGACTCGGCCGGGGAGGGCTGCCACTGGGAGACACGGTGGCATTGAGGCCAAATGAAAGAGGATTCTGCTGGGAGAGAATAGATGTGCAACCCCCACCTGTTCCCAG ATACTCCCACTGTGCCCATGTGGTTGGAGACAAGCTGCTCGTGGTGGGTGGAGTTTGGATGCACTCAGATGGAGTCCCAGGCGTTGCCGTGATCGACCTCAGCACGTGCACCAGCCTGGAGTTCAGCTTGGATACG ACCTCGGTGCCGTGGCCTTTGATGCTTCACTCGTTCTGCTCCGAGCTGTCGGACACAGAACACCCCGAGCTGCTCCTGATCGGAGGGGGAGGGAACTGTTTCTCCTTCGGGACTCACTTGAATCCGCAGCCCGTCGTTGTGGACCTCAGACCCGCTCTGGCGTAA